The following coding sequences lie in one Deltaproteobacteria bacterium genomic window:
- a CDS encoding ankyrin repeat domain-containing protein, producing MMRFSLMGSIVVALSVVNTGCDSGSHGPGQEVKNESPPAVSAPAPSAAAPAAVPAAPAVAKPRKPPKETPDEARKQLETLGLAYEPKVFFDSASKGNAAAVEHFLAAGMAPDTPGDSKWTAMMYAAEKNQVAVIQALLDGGADVNARDQEGNMALTWAANEGHVDAAKALIAAGAEINTPNTNGATPLTRATLYKRDAVAAVLREAGATDPRRE from the coding sequence ATGATGCGTTTTTCTCTTATGGGGTCTATTGTCGTAGCGTTGAGTGTGGTCAACACAGGATGTGACTCTGGATCGCATGGTCCAGGCCAAGAGGTGAAGAATGAGAGTCCTCCTGCAGTATCGGCACCTGCGCCCTCAGCCGCAGCACCTGCAGCGGTTCCAGCCGCACCTGCTGTAGCGAAACCACGTAAACCACCAAAGGAGACACCAGACGAGGCACGTAAACAATTAGAGACTCTTGGGTTAGCTTATGAACCAAAGGTGTTTTTCGATAGTGCTTCAAAAGGAAACGCTGCCGCAGTAGAGCATTTTCTGGCTGCAGGTATGGCTCCTGATACGCCTGGAGATAGTAAGTGGACTGCGATGATGTATGCCGCAGAAAAGAATCAAGTGGCGGTGATTCAGGCGCTACTCGATGGCGGTGCAGATGTGAATGCGCGGGATCAAGAGGGTAATATGGCTCTTACTTGGGCCGCAAATGAGGGGCACGTCGATGCTGCGAAAGCATTGATTGCTGCTGGCGCGGAGATTAATACGCCAAATACAAATGGTGCGACTCCACTTACACGGGCAACGCTCTATAAACGTGATGCTGTCGCCGCAGTGCTCAGAGAGGCCGGTGCGACAGATCCGAGACGAGAGTGA